A stretch of Coturnix japonica isolate 7356 chromosome 11, Coturnix japonica 2.1, whole genome shotgun sequence DNA encodes these proteins:
- the CMTR2 gene encoding cap-specific mRNA (nucleoside-2'-O-)-methyltransferase 2: MSTCKKSYADQAANLEKFDPEILSEIEKLFAKKFSYTKPLNNEWQLPDPSDAFTCDHKEFNSLLDLKNSMNEVKNQLSDKNLTEWHQHTSFTNKAGKIIPHVKKSVNAELCTQAWCKFHEMLCSFPLLPAEALQEGQLNSVHLCEAPGAFIASLNHYLKSHHIHCDWNWVANTLNPYHEANDTLMMIMDDRLIANTLPWWHFGPDNTGDVMSLKHLTGLKNFVSNMATVHLVTADGSFDCQGNPGEQEALVSPLHYCEAVTALMILGVGGSFVLKMFTLFEHCSTNLLFLLNCCFEEVHVFKPATSKAGNSEAYVICLRYMGRESIHLLLSKMMQNFGTDMVNKALFPQHVIPESFLKIHEECCMFFHRCQVETICENIYLFEHMEEAEQAKLNKLRDCAVEFFMQRFCMKPIARNSWLVKKSQAGCSMNAKWFGQRNKYFSTYNERKMLETLTWNDKVAKGYLDHVAEGHSLNNAGKTCILEGLSSNLKCNLWYILEGKRIPAVKCSPFCDGQVLENLNEAMNELVGRQKSKQLLQLCHSCEVLRGEQIMAEVSDLSQSYREVLNGKCGDKFKCLVVDFPPLYDAESQPSMEIKCLNLATLLTFSFSLLYDGEPKYQQQLLGCVLHSLDQLTMGDALILPILSCFTRFTAGLVFVLHCCFRCITFACPTSREPLKACTVLLCVGYQGVPNPVIEYLQHLHKLMSSLLDSDSPKQVLQFVPMESLLQGKLLEFLWDLNTAIAKRQLHLLVQAKQQQMTGNTSL, encoded by the coding sequence ATGAGCACATGCAAGAAGTCTTACGCTGACCAGGCTGCAAATCTTGAGAAGTTCGACCCTGAAATCCTTTCTGAAATTGAGAAGCTCTTTGCAAAGAAGTTTTCTTACACTAAGCCGCTTAATAATGAGTGGCAGCTCCCGGATCCCAGTGATGCCTTCACGTGTGACCACAAGGAATTCAACTCGCTTCTTGATCTGAAGAACTCGATGAACGAAGTGAAGAACCAGCTTAGTGATAAGAATCTTACCGAATGGCACCAGCACACTTCGTTTACCAATAAAGCGGGGAAAATAATTCCTCATGTGAAGAAATCTGTGAATGCTGAGCTGTGCACCCAGGCCTGGTGCAAGTTCCATGAGATGCTGTGCagttttcctctcctccctgcagaagCTCTTCAGGAGGGACAGCTGAATTCTGTTCACCTCTGTGAAGCACCGGGAGCTTTTATAGCCAGCCTCAATCACTACTTGAAATCCCACCACATCCACTGTGACTGGAATTGGGTGGCTAATACTCTAAACCCATATCATGAAGCAAATGATACCCTTATGATGATTATGGATGACCGTCTTATAGCAAATACACTGCCTTGGTGGCACTTTGGCCCAGACAATACCGGCGATGTGATGTCATTGAAACATCTGACAGGACTTAAGAACTTTGTAAGTAATATGGCCACAGTTCACTTAGTAACTGCTGACGGCAGTTTTGATTGCCAAGGAAATCCAGGTGAACAGGAAGCTCTCGTCTCACCCCTCCATTACTGTGAAGCAGTCACTGCTTTAATGATCCTGGGTGTAGGAGGATCCTTTGTTTTGAAGATGTTTACCCTGTTTGAGCACTGTTCCACCaaccttctctttctgcttaaCTGCTGTTTTGAGGAGGTCCATGTCTTCAAGCCAGCCACTAGCAAAGCTGGAAACTCGGAGGCCTATGTAATTTGTCTTCGTTACATGGGCAGAGAGAGCATTCATCTGCTGCTCTCTAAGATGATGCAGAACTTTGGGACAGATATGGTCAACAAAGCTCTTTTCCCCCAGCATGTGATCCCAgaatcttttcttaaaatacatgaGGAGTGTTGCATGTTCTTCCACAGGTGCCAGGTAGAGACTATCTGTGAGAACATCTACCTCTTTGAGCACATGGAGGAAGCGGAGCAGGCAAAACTGAACAAGTTAAGAGACTGTGCAGTGGAGTTCTTCATGCAAAGGTTTTGTATGAAACCCATTGCTAGAAACAGCTGGCTTGTCAAGAAGTCTCAGGCTGGTTGCAGCATGAATGCAAAATGGTTCGGGCAAAGGAACAAATATTTTAGTACGTACAATGAAAGAAAGATGCTGGAAACCCTTACGTGGAATGATAAAGTGGCAAAGGGCTATTTAGATCATGTGGCTGAAGGACACAGTTTAAATAATGCTGGTAAAACGTGTATTTTGGAAGGATTGTCTTCTAACCTAAAGTGTAACTTGTGGTACATTTTGGAAGGAAAGAGAATACCAGCAGTGAAATGTTCTCCATTTTGTGATGGCCAAGTCTTGGAAAACCTTAATGAAGCTATGAATGAGCTGGTGGGGaggcaaaaaagcaaacagctgctgcagctttgtcaCTCCTGTGAGGTACTTCGTGGGGAGCAGATAATGGCAGAAGTGTCTGATCTTTCCCAGTCTTATCGGGAGGTCCTGAATGGAAAATGTGGGGACAAATTCAAGTGCCTTGTGGTGGACTTCCCACCCCTTTATGATGCTGAAAGCCAGCCCAGTATGGAAATAAAGTGCCTCAACTTGGCCACGCTGCTGACTTTTagcttctctttgctttatGATGGAGAACCAAAATACCAACAGCAGCTTTTGGGGTGTGTTCTGCATTCCCTGGATCAGCTTACAATGGGAGATGCATTGATTCTGCctattctttcttgttttacacGTTTCACAGCTGGCCTGGTGTTTGTACTGCATTGCTGTTTCAGATGCATCACGTTTGCTTGTCCGACTTCCCGTGAGCCTTTGAAGGCGTGcactgttttgctgtgtgttgGTTACCAGGGTGTCCCAAATCCTGTTATTGAGTACCTGCAACATCTGCATAAACTAATGAGTTCTTTGCTAGACTCGGATTCTCCCAAGCAAGTTTTGCAGTTTGTGCCTATGGAGAGTCTCCTCCAGGGCAAACTGTTGGAGTTCTTGTGGGATTTGAACACAGCCATTGCAAAGAGACAGCTCCACTTGCTCGTGCAAGCTAAGCAGCAACAAATGACTGGCAATACTTCACTCTAA
- the PNP gene encoding purine nucleoside phosphorylase encodes MCGAFRRALELACPGVRTEKLLSPCAPALQGLGTAEPGWGWRQLCGHLPALGFCSWAGQKNCGSTSSCCPLPGLSRRRMAYAEEDRNSYEVYKETADWLRARTAQCPKIAIICGSGLGDLADMLEHKTVFPYEDIPHFPRSTVSGHVGRLVFGELSGRPCVCMQGRFHFYEGYSISTVTFPIRVFFLLGVEILIVTNAAGGLNPHFQVGDIMLIRDHISMFGMGGQNPLRGPNDERFGVRFPCMSDAYDQDLLSLAMESAQELGFLGFTRDGVYCMMGGPCYETIAECRLLQALGADAVGMSTVPEVIVARHCGLCVLGLSLITNTAVMSYGSQEKASHEDVLRVSACQAKALQKLVVHLIGKLGPNSP; translated from the exons ATGTGTGGGGCTTTCCGCAGAGCTCTGGAGCTGGCTTGTCCTGGAGtgagaacagaaaagctgctgtccccatgtgcccctgctctgcagggattAGGGACggcagagccaggctggggctggaggcagctcTGTGGGCACCTACCTGCTCTTGGGTTCTGCTCCTGGGCTGGCCAAAAGAATTGTGGCTCCACTTCCAGCTGCTGTCCCCTTCCTGGGCTGAGCAGGAGAAGGATGGCCTATGCAGAAGAGGACAG aaACAGCTATGAGGTGTACAAGGAAACAGCAGACTGGTTGCGTGCCCGCACTGCTCAGTGCCCAAAGATTGCCATCATCTGTGGATCCGGGCTGGGAGACCTGGCAGATATGCTGGAGCACAAGACGGTCTTTCCCTATGAGGATATCCCCCACTTCCCACGGAGCACAG TGTCAGGGCACGTGGGCAGGCTGGTGTTTGGGGAGCTGAGCGGGCGGCCGTGTGTCTGCATGCAGGGACGCTTCCACTTCTACGAGGGATACTCCATCAGTACG GTCACCTTTCCCATCAGGGTCTTCTTTCTCCTGGGGGTGGAGATCTTGATTGTCACCAATGCTGCTGGGGGGCTGAACCCCCACTTCCAGGTGGGGGACATCATGCTCATTAGAGATCACATCAGCATGTTTGGCATGGGAGGGCAGAACCCGCTGCGTGGACCCAATGACGAAAG GTTCGGCGTGAGGTTCCCCTGCATGTCTGATGCCTATGACCAAGATCTGCTCAGCCTGGCCATGGAGAGTGCGCAGGAGCTGGGCTTCTTGGGCTTCACCCGAGATGGGGTGTACTGCATGATGGGGGGTCCCTGCTACGAGACCATCGCAGAGTGCCGCCTGCTGCAGGCCCTGGGAGCAGATGCTGTAG GTATGAGCACCGTACCAGAGGTGATTGTGGCCCGTCACTGTGGCCTGTGTGTCCTCGGGCTGTCCCTCATCACCAACACAGCAGTGATGAGCTATGGCAGCCAGGAGAAGGCCAGCCACGAGGATGTACTGCGCGTCTCAGCGTGCCAAGCCAAAGCCCTGCAGAAGTTGGTTGTGCACCTCATCGGCAAGCTTGGCCCAAACTCCCCCTGA